The following are encoded together in the Desulfomonilaceae bacterium genome:
- a CDS encoding diguanylate cyclase — MRILLAEDDPITRRILEAQLKNWGNELVVCSDGAQAWKELNSENAPKLAVLDWMMPEMDGLTVSREIRKLDSRPYTYIILLTAKSRKEDIVEGLEAGADDYITKPFDPQELRVRIRAATRIIQLQEDLMEALKASEFQATHDSLTGLWNRYAILGILDRELERSHRQSSPLAVVMSDIDHFKSINDTYGHLAGDEALRQTAGRITSGLRPYDAVGRYGGEEFLVVMPGCDTGDAAIVAERLRTLFDENPIVSAEGTLHVRLSSGVVVIKGENRPNTADSVVRAADDALYRAKNLGRNRVEFSGEF, encoded by the coding sequence GTGAGAATTCTATTGGCTGAAGACGATCCGATAACCCGTCGAATTCTGGAGGCGCAACTCAAGAATTGGGGAAACGAACTTGTAGTATGTTCGGATGGGGCGCAGGCATGGAAAGAGCTGAATTCCGAAAACGCGCCAAAGTTGGCGGTTCTGGACTGGATGATGCCGGAAATGGATGGCCTCACCGTGAGCAGGGAGATACGGAAACTAGATTCTAGACCTTATACATATATCATATTGCTTACAGCCAAGAGCCGAAAAGAGGACATCGTTGAAGGGCTGGAAGCCGGAGCTGATGACTATATTACCAAACCTTTTGATCCACAGGAACTACGCGTCCGAATCAGGGCGGCCACCAGAATCATCCAGCTCCAGGAAGATTTGATGGAGGCATTAAAAGCATCGGAATTTCAGGCTACCCATGACTCTCTGACGGGCCTGTGGAATAGATACGCAATACTCGGAATTCTGGACAGAGAGCTGGAGCGATCTCACAGGCAAAGCTCCCCTCTTGCAGTAGTCATGTCAGACATTGATCATTTTAAAAGCATTAATGACACCTACGGCCATCTGGCCGGCGACGAGGCTCTGCGCCAGACCGCCGGTAGAATAACTTCCGGGCTCAGGCCCTATGACGCAGTCGGCAGATACGGCGGAGAGGAATTCCTTGTGGTCATGCCGGGATGCGATACCGGGGACGCCGCGATTGTCGCCGAACGTTTGAGGACGTTGTTTGATGAAAACCCGATCGTGAGCGCAGAAGGAACCCTTCACGTGCGCCTTAGTTCCGGCGTAGTTGTGATCAAGGGAGAGAATCGTCCAAACACGGCGGACTCAGTGGTCAGAGCTGCGGACGATGCGCTTTATAGGGCGAAGAATCTTGGACGTAATCGGGTAGAATTTAGCGGAGAATTTTAA
- a CDS encoding ATP-dependent DNA helicase: MNKSSEHFRDRIEAVLGPKGVLAEAIQGYEYREQQVAMAEEVLSALMAEDTLIVEAPTGTGKTLAYLVAIGLSGKRVAVSTGTKNLQEQLFFKDIPFVKERVFPGLQSALLKGRGNFICHQRFKNFLRQPSFYEQWEEKLLEKIIEWYQVTCSKGDGDRAELENLPDESQLWSEICSTTETCLGRNCFDFERCFVQKMRSKAAEVDLLVVNHSLLASDLAVRATGRGEVIPRFDALIVDEAHGFEEAVTQHFGFHSGFYKIRKYARDFRFQLAQSDVTEEKFEKELRRLEDHGKHLFGIFDEIPGQKIRIDPTDHRVAESLAQVSQTLNSLFSMISGLLKSNEEMKNLAQRTQDLRIELETIFGPVSNGDFATWAEKRDRTVMAHACPIEIGRSLQVRLYEKIPGVVFTSATLATRGSFSYFKSSVGLNGDLSPKERILDCPFDYSKQTLFYVPESIPEPNSDQFATALSKAIGEILSVSRGRAFALFTSNRNMEKVFQDLKGKLPFPLLLQGTKPKTKLLEEFRASEGAVLFGTASFWEGVDVQGEALSCVIIDRLPFAPPDDPILATRVDLLRSAGKNAFFLLQVPMAAISLKQGLGRLIRTRNDHGALCVMDTRILSKSYGKIFFESLHKSPLTRSLKAVKAFFEKSGQKSSKTPQQKRQGTTSPEI, translated from the coding sequence TTGAACAAATCTTCAGAGCATTTCAGAGACAGGATCGAAGCTGTTTTGGGACCGAAAGGCGTACTGGCCGAGGCGATCCAGGGATATGAATACCGGGAGCAACAGGTCGCCATGGCTGAGGAGGTCCTTTCGGCCCTGATGGCCGAAGATACTCTGATCGTGGAAGCTCCAACAGGGACAGGAAAAACCCTGGCTTACCTTGTGGCGATAGGGTTGAGCGGTAAAAGAGTAGCTGTATCGACCGGGACAAAAAACCTCCAAGAGCAGCTTTTTTTCAAAGATATCCCCTTTGTCAAAGAGCGGGTCTTTCCCGGACTTCAGTCTGCTTTGCTCAAGGGGCGCGGGAATTTCATCTGTCATCAAAGATTCAAGAACTTTCTTCGACAGCCTAGCTTTTACGAACAATGGGAGGAGAAACTTCTCGAAAAAATTATTGAATGGTATCAGGTAACTTGCTCCAAAGGAGACGGAGATCGAGCTGAGTTGGAAAACCTGCCTGATGAAAGCCAGCTTTGGTCTGAAATATGTTCGACCACAGAAACCTGTTTGGGGCGAAATTGTTTTGATTTTGAACGATGTTTTGTTCAGAAAATGAGATCTAAAGCCGCGGAGGTAGACCTGCTGGTTGTCAATCATAGCCTTCTGGCTTCAGACCTGGCTGTCCGCGCGACCGGCCGTGGAGAAGTGATTCCTCGTTTTGACGCTCTCATAGTCGATGAGGCTCATGGATTCGAAGAAGCCGTGACGCAACACTTTGGCTTCCATTCCGGATTTTATAAAATTAGAAAGTACGCTAGAGACTTCAGATTCCAGTTAGCGCAAAGCGACGTAACCGAGGAAAAATTTGAGAAGGAACTTCGAAGATTAGAAGACCACGGGAAGCATCTATTCGGGATTTTTGATGAAATTCCCGGCCAGAAGATCAGGATAGACCCTACTGATCATCGAGTAGCAGAGTCTCTAGCGCAAGTGAGCCAAACCCTCAACAGCCTATTCTCTATGATATCAGGGCTTTTGAAATCCAACGAAGAAATGAAGAATCTAGCTCAAAGAACCCAGGATTTAAGGATTGAGTTGGAAACGATTTTCGGTCCCGTTTCCAACGGGGATTTCGCGACATGGGCGGAAAAAAGAGATAGAACTGTTATGGCTCACGCATGTCCAATCGAAATAGGGCGATCCCTTCAAGTCAGGCTTTACGAGAAGATTCCCGGTGTTGTATTCACATCAGCCACACTCGCAACCAGAGGTTCATTCTCCTATTTTAAGTCCAGCGTTGGTTTGAACGGCGACTTGTCTCCGAAAGAACGAATCTTGGATTGTCCTTTCGATTATTCAAAACAGACCTTGTTTTACGTTCCAGAGTCCATTCCGGAACCCAATTCGGATCAATTCGCTACTGCTTTATCCAAGGCGATTGGTGAAATACTTTCAGTTTCAAGAGGGAGAGCCTTTGCCCTATTCACGTCTAACAGGAATATGGAAAAGGTTTTTCAGGACCTGAAAGGCAAGCTGCCTTTTCCTCTTCTGCTTCAGGGCACAAAACCAAAAACGAAACTGCTCGAAGAATTCAGGGCAAGCGAAGGCGCGGTTCTTTTTGGCACGGCATCCTTCTGGGAAGGTGTTGATGTCCAGGGAGAGGCGCTGTCATGCGTCATCATTGATCGATTGCCTTTTGCGCCTCCGGATGATCCTATTCTAGCTACGAGGGTCGATTTGCTGAGATCAGCCGGAAAAAACGCCTTTTTCCTTTTGCAGGTCCCGATGGCGGCGATCTCCCTGAAGCAGGGGCTGGGAAGGTTGATTAGAACCCGGAACGATCACGGAGCCCTATGTGTAATGGACACAAGGATCCTCTCCAAGAGCTACGGGAAGATCTTTTTTGAAAGTCTCCACAAAAGTCCCTTGACTCGGTCCTTAAAAGCTGTGAAAGCCTTCTTTGAAAAGAGTGGCCAAAAAAGTTCGAAGACGCCTCAACAAAAGCGCCAAGGGACTACAAGTCCGGAAATTTGA
- a CDS encoding C-GCAxxG-C-C family protein: MNSLAVEKRAKQLFDSGFYCAESVLQAVAEHAATHSPLIPKISTGFCGGISRSKGMCGAVTGGVMALGMIFGRTSADMPPDDTYLKVRELLTTFENQYGSSNCFDLTGCDFNEAMGRERWKESGMANKCREFTGAAARMVVEIIDGGVAEQAKA; encoded by the coding sequence ATGAATTCCCTGGCGGTTGAAAAACGAGCGAAACAGCTTTTCGATTCCGGTTTCTATTGTGCGGAAAGTGTCTTGCAGGCTGTCGCCGAGCACGCGGCAACTCATTCTCCGCTTATCCCCAAAATATCGACTGGTTTTTGTGGCGGGATATCACGCTCCAAAGGAATGTGTGGCGCAGTCACTGGAGGCGTCATGGCGTTGGGAATGATATTTGGGAGGACCAGCGCAGACATGCCCCCTGATGACACATACCTGAAAGTGCGGGAATTGCTCACCACCTTTGAGAATCAATATGGCTCAAGCAACTGCTTTGACCTAACTGGTTGCGATTTCAACGAAGCGATGGGCCGCGAAAGATGGAAAGAATCTGGAATGGCCAACAAATGTAGGGAGTTCACTGGCGCAGCGGCACGCATGGTGGTTGAAATAATAGACGGTGGGGTGGCCGAACAAGCTAAGGCGTAA
- a CDS encoding response regulator, whose protein sequence is MKRILVVDDEKHICELYRMELEEEGYAVSVVHSGNEALEEVDRNPPDLIVLDIQMPGMDGIETLEKLLGMDKGIPVILNTAYSHYKDDFTTWGADAYVVKSSDTSRLKKEIKRLLGA, encoded by the coding sequence ATGAAACGCATTCTTGTCGTTGATGACGAAAAACACATTTGCGAGTTGTATAGGATGGAACTGGAGGAAGAAGGTTACGCTGTTTCAGTTGTTCATTCGGGTAATGAAGCCCTGGAAGAGGTGGATCGCAATCCGCCTGATTTAATCGTGTTAGATATACAAATGCCCGGGATGGATGGGATTGAAACGTTAGAAAAACTTCTCGGAATGGACAAAGGGATTCCGGTCATCCTCAACACCGCTTACAGTCATTACAAGGACGATTTCACCACTTGGGGAGCGGACGCGTATGTTGTGAAATCGTCTGATACGTCCAGACTCAAAAAAGAAATAAAAAGGTTACTCGGAGCATGA
- a CDS encoding ABC-type transport auxiliary lipoprotein family protein yields MVQNRSELRDSLQTYSSYLTARKNLRILLFAASILAFSGCALWNTDAVVFHAINYPAPKTNREHRIPETIMVYRLLMDSSVDSQYLVILNLKGNTRSVSSHAWVQDPSEMITELITRDLESSGLFEKAIDQTSNLPYRYGLEGQLKKFEGVINNGKGAGLIQAEVRLIDFEHQSAGNSELIKKLYTVEVPSVDTKPESIVKALDKASMDLSEKIRNDVGKILISKN; encoded by the coding sequence ATGGTTCAGAATAGATCAGAACTCAGGGATAGTCTGCAAACATATTCATCATATTTAACAGCTCGGAAAAATTTGAGAATCCTGCTGTTCGCAGCCTCAATTCTAGCGTTTTCCGGATGCGCCTTATGGAACACGGACGCTGTGGTTTTTCACGCAATAAATTATCCAGCCCCCAAAACGAACAGAGAACACCGGATTCCGGAAACAATAATGGTATACCGTCTTCTCATGGATTCATCGGTTGATAGTCAATATCTCGTAATTTTGAATCTAAAGGGCAATACCAGGAGTGTTAGCAGCCACGCCTGGGTTCAGGATCCTTCCGAGATGATCACCGAATTGATAACCCGGGATCTGGAATCTTCCGGGTTATTTGAAAAGGCCATTGATCAGACCAGCAATCTTCCATATAGATATGGGCTGGAGGGTCAATTGAAGAAATTTGAAGGAGTGATCAACAACGGCAAAGGCGCCGGCCTGATTCAGGCTGAAGTCAGGTTAATAGATTTTGAACACCAGTCAGCGGGCAATAGTGAACTAATCAAGAAACTTTACACTGTAGAGGTTCCGAGCGTGGATACCAAGCCTGAGTCCATAGTGAAGGCGCTGGACAAAGCATCGATGGATTTATCCGAAAAAATTAGAAATGATGTAGGAAAGATCCTGATAAGTAAAAACTGA
- a CDS encoding MlaE family lipid ABC transporter permease subunit produces the protein MFEIRFKQESFDQLFIEITGNISVDDAVAVDKELSKILESQPLKNIRLDLGGVDYLDGAGIAVMRNFVRRCTKLHNTVIFSNVPPAAKRYLDVNPSASENDRDILGEIEGSDLVSQLGQGMIQLRSNAYDIVSFVGSIVEAFWSGLKRPLPRRWDGLTKLFEKAGVDAVPIVVTLSFLMGAILAFQAAIQLRKFGANIFVADLVSLSICLEMGPLMTGLIISGRSGAGYAAHIGSMQVSEEIDALRVLGIDPIFYLVAPRILAVALAAPCLTILADIIGIIGGCLVAGFSLDVTPATYFSQVKKVLEVSDVMKGLVKSCVFGIEIAGIGCLRGFQVRGGAEGVGSSTTSAVVTCIFVLTVTNAIFAVLFYYFPRIWVI, from the coding sequence ATGTTTGAAATACGGTTCAAGCAAGAGTCTTTTGATCAACTGTTTATCGAGATTACAGGGAACATCTCGGTGGATGACGCTGTGGCCGTTGATAAAGAGCTTTCGAAAATATTGGAGTCGCAACCCCTCAAAAACATAAGGCTGGATCTTGGGGGAGTGGATTACCTGGATGGCGCCGGAATAGCGGTAATGAGAAACTTTGTCCGTCGTTGCACGAAACTCCACAACACGGTAATTTTTTCGAATGTTCCACCCGCCGCGAAGCGATATCTGGACGTCAATCCATCGGCAAGTGAGAACGATCGAGATATCCTGGGAGAAATAGAAGGGTCTGACCTGGTGAGCCAGTTAGGTCAAGGAATGATCCAACTCAGGAGCAACGCTTACGATATCGTTAGCTTCGTAGGTAGTATAGTTGAAGCCTTCTGGTCGGGGTTGAAGAGACCCTTGCCCAGAAGGTGGGACGGATTGACAAAACTCTTCGAAAAGGCCGGTGTTGACGCAGTGCCGATTGTGGTCACCCTCAGCTTTCTGATGGGGGCTATCCTGGCTTTTCAAGCGGCCATCCAGCTCCGGAAATTCGGGGCCAACATTTTCGTGGCTGATCTGGTGAGCTTATCAATTTGTCTTGAAATGGGGCCTTTGATGACCGGTCTCATCATATCGGGACGTTCCGGCGCCGGATATGCCGCTCATATAGGGTCCATGCAAGTTTCTGAAGAGATAGACGCTCTACGGGTTCTTGGGATAGATCCAATTTTTTATCTGGTTGCCCCAAGAATTCTGGCTGTAGCTCTTGCTGCCCCATGCCTGACGATTCTGGCCGATATAATCGGGATAATTGGTGGTTGTTTGGTAGCGGGGTTTTCCCTGGATGTCACTCCAGCGACCTATTTTAGCCAGGTAAAAAAAGTCCTTGAAGTCAGTGATGTGATGAAAGGACTGGTCAAGAGTTGCGTCTTTGGGATAGAGATCGCGGGGATAGGCTGTCTGAGAGGATTTCAGGTCAGAGGAGGCGCTGAAGGTGTGGGATCTTCCACGACTTCAGCCGTCGTAACGTGCATATTTGTGCTAACTGTAACCAACGCTATCTTTGCAGTGTTGTTTTATTATTTCCCCCGCATCTGGGTAATTTAG
- the glgC gene encoding glucose-1-phosphate adenylyltransferase — MKSTLCILMAGGKGERLYPLTKARAKPSVRFGGIYRIVDFTLSNCLNSDIRRIYVLTQYRSVSLDRHIRLGWNIFNHELGEFIECVPPQQRNVDRWYRGTADSLYQNIHILQRERPKRVLILSGDHVYKMNYNDMLSFHIEKGADLTVAGVEAPREEAKAFGVIGCDDDYRIVDWEEKPSDPKHVPGKPDKSFVSMGVYIFDTKALVKNVIDDAKNSNSSYDFGKDIVRKMIDTNKVYVHSFKEVNNESSAYWRDIGTVDAYWQANIDLCSATPSFNLYDQEWPIRTYQEQVPPAKIMASHFSEPSRPAGVETVNCIISGGSLVSGARIVQSVLSHGVVVGEGSVIEDSVLLDKCRIGKDARIKKAIIDHDVNIPDGAIVGYDPDEDKKRFTISPGGVVVVPKGISLD; from the coding sequence ATGAAAAGCACTTTGTGCATACTCATGGCTGGTGGAAAAGGCGAACGTCTTTATCCTTTGACCAAAGCCAGAGCCAAACCTTCGGTTAGATTCGGCGGCATTTACAGAATCGTTGATTTTACTCTTTCTAACTGCCTCAATTCAGATATACGAAGGATTTATGTCTTGACGCAGTATCGATCGGTTTCGCTGGATCGCCACATCAGACTGGGGTGGAACATTTTCAATCACGAGTTGGGAGAGTTTATCGAGTGTGTGCCACCTCAGCAAAGAAATGTGGACCGTTGGTACCGCGGAACCGCTGACAGCCTCTACCAAAACATTCACATCCTGCAAAGAGAGCGGCCCAAGAGAGTTTTGATTTTGTCCGGAGATCATGTTTACAAAATGAACTATAACGACATGTTATCGTTCCATATCGAAAAGGGGGCTGATCTTACCGTAGCTGGTGTCGAGGCGCCGAGAGAAGAAGCCAAAGCGTTCGGTGTAATAGGCTGTGACGATGACTATCGGATCGTTGATTGGGAAGAAAAACCGTCAGATCCCAAGCATGTTCCGGGAAAACCCGATAAATCATTTGTGTCCATGGGGGTCTATATCTTTGACACGAAAGCCCTGGTCAAAAACGTTATAGATGACGCCAAAAACTCGAACTCCTCATACGACTTTGGTAAAGACATCGTGCGCAAAATGATAGACACGAATAAAGTTTATGTTCATAGTTTCAAAGAAGTTAACAACGAATCAAGCGCTTACTGGAGAGATATTGGAACTGTGGACGCTTATTGGCAGGCCAATATTGACCTGTGTTCAGCAACTCCATCGTTCAACCTTTATGATCAGGAGTGGCCGATCAGGACCTACCAGGAACAAGTCCCACCAGCAAAGATTATGGCCTCACACTTTTCTGAGCCATCCAGGCCTGCTGGAGTGGAAACCGTAAATTGCATAATTTCGGGTGGAAGCTTGGTTTCCGGGGCGCGAATAGTCCAATCAGTGCTTTCTCACGGAGTTGTTGTGGGTGAAGGTAGCGTGATTGAAGACTCAGTGCTTCTTGACAAATGCCGGATTGGAAAGGACGCCAGGATTAAAAAAGCAATCATAGACCATGACGTAAATATTCCTGATGGCGCAATTGTGGGCTACGATCCTGACGAAGACAAGAAACGGTTTACCATCTCACCTGGCGGAGTTGTTGTAGTTCCGAAGGGTATCAGTCTGGATTAA
- a CDS encoding alpha/beta hydrolase yields MPDLMIEGRHIGYGCNVDTIDVSKTVLLLIHGSGGDRGDWQWQLEGIKAPGGVIAIELPGHGESEGPGESSVPIYADWVAKFVLGLGLQRVALMGCSLGSAISQWICLERKPWVVALGLVGAGARLRVLPSLLDGLINEPALSLNSLADFCLSRSATDSLRNEMKAKYQKADPYIIHGDLSACDKFDVINRIHEISVPTLILVGAEDFLTPVKYSKFLNDNIPGSTLVNIPNAGHLAMMEKPEEFNAATQNFLDSL; encoded by the coding sequence ATGCCTGACTTGATGATCGAAGGACGACACATTGGATATGGATGCAATGTTGACACGATCGATGTTTCCAAAACCGTGTTGTTACTTATACACGGCAGTGGAGGAGACAGGGGCGACTGGCAATGGCAACTCGAGGGAATAAAAGCTCCCGGTGGTGTCATCGCCATTGAACTTCCAGGTCATGGCGAATCCGAAGGCCCTGGGGAATCATCGGTTCCAATATACGCCGACTGGGTTGCAAAGTTCGTTCTTGGTCTGGGATTGCAAAGAGTAGCGCTTATGGGGTGTTCGCTCGGGAGCGCTATTTCGCAGTGGATATGTCTTGAGCGCAAACCCTGGGTGGTGGCATTAGGATTAGTAGGCGCCGGCGCCCGTCTTCGGGTTTTGCCTTCTCTGCTCGATGGATTGATAAACGAACCCGCCCTGTCATTGAACTCTTTGGCCGACTTCTGCCTGTCCAGGTCAGCCACGGATTCTCTTAGGAATGAAATGAAGGCAAAATATCAAAAGGCCGATCCTTACATTATTCATGGAGATTTGAGCGCATGTGACAAATTTGACGTTATTAACCGGATTCATGAAATTTCCGTCCCCACACTGATTCTGGTCGGCGCGGAAGATTTTCTTACCCCGGTCAAGTATTCGAAATTTCTGAATGACAACATCCCTGGATCAACCTTGGTGAATATTCCCAACGCAGGACATCTGGCGATGATGGAAAAACCTGAAGAGTTCAACGCGGCTACGCAGAACTTCCTGGACAGCCTTTAA
- a CDS encoding MlaD family protein, whose product MNKQSTKFKIGLFLIGSLLLTVAILIWLGASRYFENSQTVVAYFSESVQGLESDSPVKFRGVSVGRVQKIKMAPDGRLVEVVMGLDPNFKVTDDLGVKINLLGLTGLKYLEMDSFKHDQYKEPIELDFKPRYRVIPTYASDIKEIGAALENVFQKLKALDIERISNHLLRVSVKLDKILSDSKVDTIGSDASDAIREIKEAAKKINDDLSKAQLGKSLSKMMEKTNEFLQVSTETARNTDRMIRRTDNNISLLTQKLDRSADNLIDFTRMIKNKPSSIIFGPGEKAGDGR is encoded by the coding sequence ATGAACAAGCAGTCAACGAAATTCAAAATCGGTCTTTTTCTAATTGGGAGTTTGTTGTTGACTGTGGCAATCTTAATCTGGTTGGGCGCTTCCCGGTATTTTGAAAATTCGCAAACGGTTGTGGCGTATTTTTCAGAGAGCGTTCAGGGGCTTGAATCCGATAGTCCCGTGAAATTCAGAGGGGTTTCTGTCGGCAGGGTGCAAAAGATTAAGATGGCGCCTGACGGAAGGTTGGTAGAGGTCGTAATGGGACTCGACCCAAATTTCAAGGTTACTGATGATCTTGGGGTTAAAATTAATCTACTGGGTTTAACCGGATTGAAATATTTGGAGATGGATTCATTCAAACACGATCAATACAAGGAACCCATAGAGTTGGACTTTAAACCGCGATACAGAGTTATACCGACTTACGCCTCAGACATTAAAGAAATCGGAGCCGCCCTCGAAAATGTGTTCCAGAAACTCAAAGCTCTTGATATTGAAAGAATTTCTAATCATTTGCTGAGAGTTTCGGTAAAGCTGGATAAAATACTTTCCGACTCGAAAGTTGATACAATTGGAAGCGACGCCTCGGACGCCATTCGCGAGATAAAAGAAGCCGCGAAGAAAATCAATGATGATCTTTCAAAAGCTCAACTAGGAAAATCGCTGTCCAAAATGATGGAGAAAACCAATGAATTCCTTCAGGTGAGCACGGAAACGGCAAGGAACACAGACAGGATGATACGAAGGACAGACAACAACATCAGTTTGTTGACACAAAAATTAGATCGAAGCGCCGACAACTTGATCGACTTTACCCGGATGATAAAGAACAAACCATCCAGTATAATCTTCGGGCCTGGTGAGAAAGCGGGAGACGGAAGATAA
- a CDS encoding dienelactone hydrolase family protein, which translates to MRKAVQLLSVFLFPAIAFAGLQTQPVAYKDVGVELEGYLAFKKDVSGQQPGVLVVPDWMGVRKPYKAIADRLAQMGYIAVVADIYGKGVRPSNSQDASAEAQKYKSDRKLLRQRVLAVLE; encoded by the coding sequence ATGAGGAAAGCGGTTCAATTGCTCAGCGTTTTTTTGTTTCCTGCAATCGCATTTGCGGGACTTCAGACACAACCGGTAGCGTACAAGGACGTTGGCGTAGAGCTTGAAGGATACCTGGCATTCAAAAAAGATGTCTCGGGGCAGCAACCAGGAGTGTTGGTCGTGCCCGACTGGATGGGCGTAAGAAAACCGTACAAGGCTATCGCCGACAGACTTGCACAAATGGGTTACATCGCTGTCGTTGCGGATATTTATGGCAAGGGAGTTCGACCTTCAAATAGCCAGGACGCGTCAGCCGAAGCACAGAAATACAAATCGGACCGAAAACTCCTTCGCCAAAGGGTTCTTGCTGTTTTAGAATGA
- a CDS encoding ATP-binding cassette domain-containing protein: MTQGKISAISVRNVSAGYFGEIVIRDVSLEIARGEIFAVMGRSGCGKTTLFRAMVGLLKPISGEVYYGAQKMDPIDEQPHLGILRKLGVLFQSGALFTSMTVAENVALPLRQFTSLSKNVIEEIVRLKLDLVGLLNSAEKTPAELSGGMQKRAALARAMALDPEILFFDEPSAGLDPLTSAELDETILSINSSMGTTIVLVTHELRSAFRVADRAILLDPVEKTVIGEGSPEDLRNSASDPRIRDFFRGRVAEDKISSKKGAND, encoded by the coding sequence TTGACCCAAGGCAAGATTTCAGCAATCTCAGTTCGAAATGTTTCTGCAGGCTACTTCGGGGAAATCGTAATTCGAGATGTTTCTCTGGAAATTGCCAGGGGAGAAATTTTTGCTGTCATGGGCCGGTCCGGATGCGGGAAGACAACCTTGTTTCGAGCGATGGTGGGTTTGCTCAAACCGATCAGTGGAGAAGTCTATTACGGCGCTCAGAAGATGGATCCTATAGATGAACAACCTCACCTGGGAATATTGCGAAAACTTGGTGTCCTGTTTCAGTCCGGGGCTCTTTTCACTTCAATGACAGTGGCTGAAAATGTTGCGTTGCCGCTCCGTCAATTCACCTCTCTGTCCAAAAACGTTATTGAGGAAATAGTGCGTCTCAAACTGGATTTGGTAGGCTTGCTGAATTCAGCCGAAAAAACACCAGCGGAACTCAGTGGAGGAATGCAAAAGAGGGCGGCCCTGGCTAGAGCCATGGCGCTGGATCCGGAAATTCTTTTTTTTGATGAGCCTTCCGCAGGGCTGGACCCTTTGACAAGCGCCGAACTTGACGAGACGATCCTCAGCATAAATTCATCTATGGGCACGACGATTGTGCTGGTAACCCATGAACTCAGAAGCGCGTTTAGAGTGGCTGATCGCGCCATCCTGCTCGACCCGGTAGAAAAGACGGTTATAGGGGAGGGGTCTCCGGAGGACCTGAGGAACAGCGCATCAGACCCCAGGATTAGAGACTTCTTCAGGGGACGTGTCGCTGAAGACAAAATTTCATCAAAGAAGGGCGCAAATGATTAA